From Zingiber officinale cultivar Zhangliang chromosome 5B, Zo_v1.1, whole genome shotgun sequence, the proteins below share one genomic window:
- the LOC121987506 gene encoding E3 ubiquitin-protein ligase RHA2A-like, with the protein MGLSNYLHDVSGDSLPLLLLAAAAASVAYLRSFLLRFLHLSSSHADAEDSDPSSLGSGLAGLVVLSDRLAADSAFPFLLSSRGEAEAPHPLCAVCLCDLSDGDSVRRLPCRHVFHRECLDGWLGQLNLSCPLCRLQLAVPELRAATDRRIGAELVAWFSHH; encoded by the coding sequence ATGGGTCTCTCGAACTATCTCCACGACGTCTCCGGCGACTctctccccctcctcctcctaGCCGCCGCGGCTGCCTCCGTCGCCTACCTCCGCTCCTTTCTCCTACGCTTCCTCCACCTGTCCTCCTCCCACGCCGACGCCGAAGACAGCGATCCCTCCTCGCTCGGATCCGGCCTCGCCGGCCTCGTCGTCCTCTCCGACCGCCTCGCCGCAGACAGCGCCTTCCCCTTCCTTCTCTCCTCCCGTGGCGAGGCCGAAGCCCCGCACCCGCTGTGCGCGGTCTGCCTCTGCGACCTCTCCGACGGCGACAGCGTCCGCCGCCTCCCCTGCCGCCACGTCTTCCACCGCGAGTGCCTCGACGGCTGGCTCGGCCAGCTCAACCTCTCCTGCCCGCTCTGCCGCCTCCAGCTCGCTGTGCCGGAGCTCCGCGCCGCCACGGACCGCCGGATCGGAGCCGAGCTCGTCGCCTGGTTCTCCCACCACTGA
- the LOC121986752 gene encoding protein PHYTOCHROME-DEPENDENT LATE-FLOWERING-like, translating to MSPKPLFPSSPTLILPLVPRFQSPVRCSSLALRSDPVHLAALPICFVRWLTYTSMVISFKLSRVGTRYRPRVRSEPESLALEDRTSGRPKSDESPKHENQSPCLTDCSNHSGEHVASFSLNLYPDGFYIRKPTEGMLLPPLQDVSELLHPYDGISETLFSAIENGWLPGNILDDIPCKYYKGSVFCEV from the exons ATGTCGCCCAAACCCCTCTTCCCCTCTTCCCCCACGTTGATTCTCCCTCTCGTCCCTCGTTTTCAAAGCCCGGTCCGTTGCTCTTCTCTCGCCCTCCGATCTGATCCCGTCCACCTCGCCGCCCTCCCCATCTGCTTTGTTCGCTGGCTGACGTACACCTCCATGGTCATCTCCTTCAAGCTCTCTCGCGTCGGGACTCGCTACCGCCCCCGTGTAAGATCAGAGCCGGAGTCGCTCGCACTCGAAGACAGAACCTCCGGTCGCCCTAAAAGTGACGAGTCTCCG AAGCATGAAAACCAGTCACCTTGCCTAACTGATTGCAGCAACCATTCTGGAGAGCATGTGGCTTCCTTTTCCCTCAACTTGTATCCTGATGGATTCTATATTAGAAAACCCACTGAG GGCATGCTGTTGCCCCCTCTTCAAGATGTCTCAGAGTTGTTGCACCCTTATGACGGGATATCTGAGACCTTGTTTTCC GCAATTGAGAATGGCTGGCTACCTGGAAATATTTTGGATGACATACCTTGCAAGTACTATAAAGGATCTGTATTTTGTGAGGTGTAG
- the LOC121987505 gene encoding uncharacterized protein LOC121987505, translating to MSTGDVVRDMQSISDDSWSYNDFLQVESQIIKALHPKLYLHPKSSLKRFFEEPVSKKLDLGIKWRWTKKQHKKHEFGSKSIPTDISGSRTIENIKQQTSGSPKHATLTFAVNTFLGSMPRIQQSSDLNGAPLHASQMISKPCNVPYAGWSISPLVHTAVDSITQGRCKASHRIGNQLHAESSRTCVVKIPKKGSPSFHPPQLGKDALSGLEEKTAVCLQKQQGVQNNQFVYLSNHCSTTDTSTVKVPDEVTSVSIRNKESKQKLPMINYLSFHSLLDDSLHIQRIPNQGDTCRKRKFTRCSQVSTDSPDKLVAKKTVHLPTHRFSFPEVTAAKLHLEDTVILSTDSVETGSLAFVPDIPLDNTEIPSHISDDEVDKTNILKKLSIIQEITQRHRLGLKENKADSCKTTREFKHSIKPPDDLFINEDIQGIGGSGDTCTAHILTYKREEIFFGGSYWLFFPYEQYCKLALTGLDPSNHMVVANIIYSTDKYSSDYLHLKSHYAGLFAAQFTSLMERDGYKLVNNNTSAQLHSCSHQRSAVSTRIAPSASLTRPPKIDVMQQQLCVGIPNSVRPLSLVPFQQSPQPPQGNLQSKMASVRAEYDNLCRPHVSGSNISQMPGTNNSCQPISHGGFNKTNHAIDLANQRQTHRLGMDINFGMKHQRNGHGTMITRPLLDHPPVRSNAFLLQGRGKSPQLSNKSSMNLYSLAHRQQYHVQSDFSEGLLSSQNLQCQQFGFRLPNVSMNANIRESTPVSSQQFFRVRSRQVDLSIKKK from the exons ATGAGCACTGGAGATGTTGTCAGGGACATGCAATCAATCTCAGATGATTCATGGTCTTACAATGATTTTCTG CAAGTTGAGTCACAAATCATCAAGGCTCTGCATCCAAAGCTTTATTTGCACCCCAAGTCATCTCTAAAAAGATTCTTTGAGGAACCAGTTTCTAAAAAG CTCGATTTAGGAATCAAATGGAGATGGACAAAAAAGCAGCACAAAAAGCATGAATTTGGTTCCAAGTCTATCCCTACAGACATATCAGGCAGCAGAACCATCGAAAACATAAAGCAGCAAACAAGTGGTTCACCTAAACATGCAACGTTAACTTTTGCAGTTAATACCTTTTTAGGAAGCATGCCACGAATTCAACAGAGCAGTGACCTGAATGGCGCGCCACTTCATGCTTCACAAATGATTTCCAAACCATGCAATGTGCCATATGCAGGTTGGTCAATTTCTCCACTTGTTCACACTGCAGTAGATTCTATCACCCAAGGGAGATGCAAAGCATCTCACAGAATAGGGAATCAGTTACATGCAGAATCTTCCAGGACATGTGTTGTGAAAATACCAAAAAAAGGGTCGCCAAGTTTTCATCCACCACAGCTAGGAAAGGATGCATTATCAGGACTGGAAGAAAAAACTGCAGTATGTTTACAAAAGCAACAGGGTGTTCAAAACAACCAATTTGTTTATCTTAGCAATCAttgttccacaactgacactTCAACCGTTAAAGTTCCAGATGAAGTAACCTCAGTAAGCATTAGAAACAAAGAGAGCAAACAGAAGCTGCCAATGATTAACTACCTGTCTTTTCATTCGCTGCTTGATGATAGTTTACATATCCAACGAATACCAAATCAGGGAGATACTTGCCGAAAGAGAAAATTCACACGATGTTCTCAAGTTTCTACTGACTCTCCAGACAAGTTGGTAGCTAAAAAGACAGTGCATTTGCCAACTCATAGATTTTCTTTCCCAGAGGTAACTGCAGCTAAGTTGCACCTGGAAGATACTGTAATACTCTCTACAGATTCAGTTGAAACTGGTTCCTTGGCATTTGTACCTGATATTCCCTTGGATAATACTGAAATTCCAAGTCATATCTCAGAtgatgaagttgataagacaaatATTCTCAAGAAACTCTCTATTATTCAAGAAATAACACAAAG GCACCGCCTTGGTCTCAAGGAGAACAAAGCTGACAGTTGTAAAACCACTAGGGAATTTAAACATTCTATCAAACCACCAGATGATCTCTTTATTAATGAGGATATCCAAGGAATTGGAGGTAGTGGGGATACTTGCACGGCTCACATTTTAACATATAAACgcgaagaaattttttttggag GAAGTTACTGGCTTTTCTTCCCATATGAGCAGTATTGCAAACTTGCATTGACTGGGCTTGATCCTTCTAATCATATGGTTGTAGCTAATATTATCTATTCAACCGATAAATATTCCAGTGATTACTTACACTTAAAATCT CATTATGCAGGTTTGTTTGCTGCTCAGTTCACTTCCCTA ATGGAACGTGATGGCTATAAACTTGTGAATAATAACACTTCTG CACAACTGCATTCTTGTTCTCACCAGAGAAGTGCAGTTTCAACAAGAATTGCACCTTCTGCTAGTCTGACCAGGCCACCGAAGATTGATGTCATGCAGCAACAACTTTGCGTTGGTATTCCCAACAGTGTTAGGCCTTTATCACTTGTGCCCTTTCAGCAAAGCCCTCAGCCGCCACAGGGGAACTTGCAAAGCAAAATGGCCAGTGTAAGAGCTGAATATGATAATTTGTGTCGGCCTCATGTTTCAGGTTCAAATATTAGTCAAATGCCTGGTACAAATAATTCTTGTCAGCCTATCTCACATGGAGGTTTCAATAAAACAAATCATGCAATAGATCTGGCAAACCAAAGGCAAACCCATAGATTGGGGATGGACATCAATTTTGGCATGAAACATCAAAGAAATGGGCATGGGACTATGATAACAAGGCCTTTGCTGGATCATCCTCCGGTTAGAAGTAATGCTTTCTTGCTTCAAGGACGGGGTAAATCTCCACAGCTATCTAACAAATCGTCGATGAATCTTTATTCCCTTGCTCATCGCCAGCAGTACCATGTGCAGTCAGATTTTTCAGAGGGTTTGCTTAGTTCTCAAAATCTGCAGTGCCAACAGTTTGGCTTTCGGCTACCTAATGTTTCTATGAATGCAAATATAAGGGAGTCAACACCGGTTAGTTCTCAGCAGTTTTTCAGAGTGAGAAGCAGGCAGGTTGATTTgagcattaaaaaaaaatga